In the Sus scrofa isolate TJ Tabasco breed Duroc chromosome 6, Sscrofa11.1, whole genome shotgun sequence genome, one interval contains:
- the SLC7A6OS gene encoding probable RNA polymerase II nuclear localization protein SLC7A6OS — MEAGRTAVLRVKRKRSAEPAEALVLACKRLRSSAVESGVQKTPPDGLESAAENNVFQLVATLRSQEEPVQPLLRAALRPSQSSQQRIRSHLRASAQEMRQEGRYRVVSSHRSSGIPSGGLESEDAPGSPEATAEDAGFQLLDLVREEEDPEAANATISRKTSDPDVILCNSVELIRERLTISEDGPKVEHQEEQKDDYVYDIYYLDMATPGWIENILSVQPYSQEWELVNDDQQPEDIYEDEDDENSENNWRNEYPEEENSDGDEDSRGSDDYNSLSEEERDNSSPQRWSKYPLDVQKEFGYDGPHDLDSD; from the exons ATGGAGGCCGGCAGGACAGCGGTGCTCCGAGTGAAGCGGAAGCGCAGCGCAGAACCAGCTGAGGCACTTGTCCTCGCTTGTAAACGCCTCCGCTCCAGCGCAGTTGAGTCGGGAGTCCAAAAGACGCCTCCGGATGGTCTGGAGAGTGCAGCAGAAAATAATGTCTTCCAGTTGGTGGCCACTTTGCGCTCCCAG GAGGAGCCAGTCCAGCCTCTCCTGCGGGCGGCCCTGCGCCCATCCCAGAGCAGCCAGCAGCGCATCCGCAGTCATCTCCGCGCGTCTGCTCAGGAGATGCGGCAGGAGGGCCGCTACAGAGTAGTCTCTAGCCACCGATCTTCGGGGATTCCCTCGGGTGGCTTGGAATCCGAAGACGCGCCGGGAAGCCCAGAGGCCACGGCTGAGGACGCAGGCTTCCAGCTGTTGGACCTGGTCCGTGAGGAAGAAGACCCAGAAGCCGCGAACGCCACAATCTCCCGCAAA ACATCTGACCCAGATGTGATCCTCTGCAATTCTGTGGAATTGATCCGTGAGCGGTTGACTATATCAGAAGATGGACCAAAAGTTGAGCACCAGGAGGAACAGAAGGATGACTATGTGTATGACATTTACTATTTGGACATGGCCACTCCAGGATGGATTGAGAACATCCTCTCTGTCCAGCCCTACAGCCAGGAGTGGGAGTTG GTGAATGATGACCAACAACCAGAGGACATTTATGAAGATGAAGATGAcgaaaacagtgaaaataattGGCGCAATGAGTATCCGGAGGAGGAAAACAGTGATGGAGATGAAGATTCTAGAG GTTCTGATGATTACAACAGCCTCagtgaagaagaaagagacaacagCAGCCCACAGAGATGGAGCAAATACCCTTTGGATGTGCAGAAGGAGTTTGGCTACGATGGCCCCCATGACCTGGATTCAGACTGA